One region of Miscanthus floridulus cultivar M001 chromosome 19, ASM1932011v1, whole genome shotgun sequence genomic DNA includes:
- the LOC136525187 gene encoding polyubiquitin-like, producing MDVTFATPGGREFTLEVWYFATVREMKEAVHAREGIPVASQRLFLAGREEEEEDGQELDDARDTAHYGIVQGSRVVLVLPDDAPPSPSPSPATGVRVAVSAPEIIGPRSVALDDVPASDTVARLKELVQDRTDGALPAARTALFLGKAEMEDGKTLADYGPPADGMDVSAVVHPQAPVASGGGGDGNGAGARNQQRIEVSVMFGETAVALEVGAMDVVRELRKEVERLRLPVRDGGYFFVYKQNVMDEDRTLRWHEIKNGDTIEIFNGTVTGGA from the coding sequence ATGGACGTGACGTTCGCGACGCCGGGGGGCCGGGAGTTCACCCTGGAGGTGTGGTACTTCGCGACGGTGCGGGAGATGAAGGAGGCGGTCCACGCGCGCGAGGGCATCCCCGTGGCGTCGCAGCGGCTCTTCCTCGCCgggcgggaggaggaggaggaggatggccaGGAGCTCGACGACGCGCGCGACACCGCGCACTACGGCATCGTCCAGGGCTCccgcgtcgtcctcgtcctccccgACGACGCACCACCCTCGCCCTCCCCGTCCCCCGCCACCGGCGTCCGCGTCGCCGTCTCGGCCCCCGAGATCATCGGGCCGCGCAGCGTCGCGCTCGACGACGTCCCGGCCTCCGACACCGTGGCCCGCCTCAAGGAGCTCGTCCAGGACCGCACCGACGGcgcgctgccggccgcgaggacgGCGCTCTTCCTCGGCAAGGCGGAGATGGAGGATGGCAAGACGCTGGCGGACTACGGCCCGCCGGCCGACGGCATGGACGTGAGCGCCGTCGTGCACCCGCAGGCCCCCGTGgcgtcgggcggcggcggcgacggaaaCGGCGCCGGGGCCAGGAACCAGCAGAGGATCGAGGTGAGCGTCATGTTTGGCGAGACGGCGGTGGCGCTGGAGGTGGGCGCCATGGATGTGGTCCGGGAACTGCGCAAGGAGGTGGAGAGGCTGCGCCTCCCCGTGCGCGACGGCGGATACTTCTTCGTGTACAAGCAGAATGTTATGGATGAGGACCGTACCCTTCGGTGGCACGAGATTAAGAACGGCGACACCATCGAGATCTTCAACGGCACCGTCACCGGCGGCGCCTGA
- the LOC136527434 gene encoding peroxidase 3-like, whose product MVRRMVLAAALVVATAAAVLAGGARAHLKEGFYDSTCPQAEKIVKEFVKAHVPHAPDVAATLIRTHFHDCFVRGCDASVLLNATGGKKAEKDATPNLTLRGFGFIDRIKALLEKECRGVVSCADILALAARDSVGVIGGPFWSVPTGRRDGTVSIKQEALDQIPAPTMNFTTLLQSFRNKSLDLADLVWLSGAHTIGISHCNSFSKRLYNFTGRAVPGDADPSLDPLYAAKLRRKCKTLTDNTTIVEMDPGSFLTFDLSYYRGVLKRRGLFQSDAALITDATSKADILSVVNAPPEVFFQVFARSMVRLGAIDVKTGSEGEIRKHCAFVNKH is encoded by the exons ATGGTGAGAAGAATGGTgctggcggcggcgctggtggtggccaccgccgccgccgtcctcgccgGCGGCGCGAGGGCGCACCTCAAGGAAGGGTTCTACGACTCCACCTGCCCGCAGGCGGAGAAGATCGTCAAGGAGTTCGTCAAGGCGCACGTCCCCCACGCGCCTGACGTCGCCGCCACCCTGATCCGCACCcacttccacgactgcttcgtcagG GGCTGCGACGCGTCGGTGCTGCTCAACGCGACGGGCGGCAAGAAGGCGGAGAAGGATGCGACGCCCAACCTGACGCTGCGCGGCTTCGGCTTCATCGACCGCATCAAGGCGCTGCTCGAGAAGGAGTGCCGCGGCGTCGTGTCCTGCGCCGACATCCTCGCGCTCGCGGCCCGCGACTCCGTCGGCGTCATC GGCGGGCCGTTCTGGAGCGTGCCGACGGGGAGGCGCGACGGCACCGTGTCCATCAAGCAGGAGGCGCTGGACCAGATCCCCGCGCCCACCATGAACTTCACCACACTCCTCCAGTCCTTCCGCAACAAGAGCCTCGACCTCGCCGACCTCGTCTGGCTCTCAG GGGCTCACACGATCGGCATCTCccactgcaactccttcagcaaGCGGCTGTACAACTTCACGGGGCGCGCCGTTCCCGGGGACGCGGACCCGTCGCTGGACCCGCTGTACGCGGCGAAGCTGCGGCGGAAGTGCAAGACGCTGACGGACAACACGACGATCGTGGAGATGGACCCGGGGAGCTTCCTCACCTTCGACCTGAGCTACTACCGGGGCGTACTCAAGCGGCGGGGCCTGTTCCAGTCCGACGCCGCGCTCATCACCGACGCCACGTCCAAGGCCGACATCCTCAGCGTGGTGAACGCGCCGCCCGAGGTGTTCTTCCAGGTCTTCGCGCGCTCCATGGTCAGGTTGGGCGCCATCGACGTCAAGACCGGCTCCGAGGGCGAGATCAGGAAGCACTGCGCCTTCGTCAACAAGCACTAG